TAAGTGAATCCCCTCGTTATTGCAATGCCTCTCAAGATTGCCTCTTTATTCATAATCCTTGTGGCTTTTTTTTGTAGGTTCTCCAACAAGCAAAACCGCTGAACCAGCTTCCGATAGTTGGACCGTTGTTCACACCTCCGGTGAATGTTGAATCGGTTGCAAAAGTCGCGGTTAGAGCTGCCACGGATCCGGTGTTCCCTCCAGGGATTGTGGATGTCCATGGAATACAGCGTTACAGCCAACAGAAATCGAGATAAGTCTTGTTTTGAAAGCTTGAGTATGCTTGTCTGTCGTTTTTTGTAGAGTTTGGCTGCTTTACCATGTTGGATTTCAATGGTGGAAACGACAATGTTTTCTCGTTTCTCTCGCCATATATTTcccacaaataaataaagaagacaagctttttatttattttatttattaaactgtACATCTCTAAGAGAGGAAACTACTTCGTAGCTCTCCAAAACTTTTTCCCTACacattatatatacaaacacaaCCACTAAACCTACTAAACACCAAACTCTGAAGTTTTTAATGCAAATACTGTTGTAAACACTCTCTCAGTTTTTGCAACGTTACAGGTTTTGAAATAAACGAGTCCATACCATTTGCATAACATTCTTCTGAACTCTCTGCTAACGTATTTGCCGTCATCTGCACATTCCACAACCCATTTTACtcttcagttctttttttttcaagttatgTATTAGAAGACACTGTGTTTAATGTAATTCGAAGAAGTGCTCACCGCGATTATAGGCAGCCGGTTTGTGGATCGCACACAAACTTGCTCATTCTCCAGTATCTCTTTATCTACTCCGGCTTCTATAGCAGCATTCCAGTTCCCAGATTCTTCATATGAACGGATCAGTCTTGTAGCTTTTAAACCATCCAAAACCGGCATGCACACATCCTGTGAACCCAAATTGAATTATAAGCCTTTCAAATTAAGTGAATTCGAAAAACAGAAGCCTTTGGATCTTAAAGAATTGACATACCATGAGTACCAAATCGTAGCTAGAGCGATTAATCGCGTTTATGGCTTCAACTCCATTATTAGCAATATCCATGGTATGGCCTAACTGTTTCATCATCGACTTTGCAACCATGATGTTGATCTTATTATCTTCAACAAGCAAAATCTTTGGCTTTGATGATTCTTTGAGATTTGTCTCGGCTTTTTCCTCTTCCCTTTGAGAGGAAACTGTGAGCTCTGACTCCATTTCTAAAGTTCCACCTTCTGAGCTAGCCTGTGAACTGCTACAAGATTCAGATTCCTTAGAGAAACATCGACCATTTCCATTCTCATATTGGTGAGCTGATTCAGGACAATGACCAGAACTCGTTTCGAGTTTAGTTTCATCCACGTAGCCACCGTTTTCAACCTGAACTATCTCGCTTTGTCCAGTGTTGTTAGAAGGATCAGCGACAAAGCCATTGATGAGCTTA
This window of the Camelina sativa cultivar DH55 unplaced genomic scaffold, Cs unpScaffold02246, whole genome shotgun sequence genome carries:
- the LOC104774278 gene encoding histidine kinase 5-like, which encodes MLTTSPIKLINGFVADPSNNTGQSEIVQVENGGYVDETKLETSSGHCPESAHQYENGNGRCFSKESESCSSSQASSEGGTLEMESELTVSSQREEEKAETNLKESSKPKILLVEDNKINIMVAKSMMKQLGHTMDIANNGVEAINAINRSSYDLVLMDVCMPVLDGLKATRLIRSYEESGNWNAAIEAGVDKEILENEQVCVRSTNRLPIIAMTANTLAESSEECYANGMDSFISKPVTLQKLRECLQQYLH